In Pseudomonadota bacterium, a single genomic region encodes these proteins:
- a CDS encoding DctP family TRAP transporter solute-binding subunit, producing MKKILLILIAVFLFLPYPLQCIAKSKEKAPGVFYSPEDMIELTVVKKDWLIKICNKYLEYPKKWREIARINNLKNPHLIYPKEKLNIPIELLKGTPLDGKVTFIKGDAQLQDGGKGAWIPLKLDDKVKQKSFIKTGEESALEVTFEDGSSFFLRPNTELGLTTVQRKITSHLIRDLSVQAGRVLTKVREATGAGSRLKIKTPSSTAAVRGTEFRVAVDQEKKTFTEVLDGHVAVDAMQKKIALQREEGTMTKKGEPPLDPKKLLPPPAPVDPEPQYNPPVRFAFSTVEGATSYRVMVAKDKEGKDLYHERIIKSGEAMDINSIPDGPYYLLSQSIDNIGLEGLPSQPYPFNVINVIKEDPPKPYRASALRKIQYGHYEMSSHPQNLGALAFANYIRERSQGDITVEVFPWGQLGGERSMANQVKNGTLHITAVTADVLGDFIPELNILELPFIYPDRTTAHRVLDDKEVKERISKLCYAHGFVFIGYAEAELRDITNSRRPIKTPDDLKGMKIRTIQAPIFIDTFKTLGANPTYLPSQEIYYALKQGAIDGQDNPLSAAAFMKFFEVNKYATLLNHILTVRLVVVNKKYWETLSPEQQKIFIEAAEIQAKVNREESAKDMAEVFIKAKTQLVEITGLTGAERDIFRKAVKPLLDKYRGICGADWYDFFMSKIDPYSGKK from the coding sequence ATGAAAAAAATCTTATTAATCCTCATAGCAGTTTTTTTATTTTTGCCGTATCCACTTCAATGCATTGCAAAGAGCAAAGAAAAAGCCCCCGGTGTTTTTTACAGTCCTGAGGATATGATAGAACTCACTGTCGTAAAGAAGGATTGGCTCATAAAAATTTGTAATAAATACCTTGAGTATCCGAAAAAATGGCGCGAGATAGCAAGGATAAATAATCTGAAAAACCCTCATCTTATCTATCCGAAAGAAAAATTGAATATTCCCATTGAACTGTTAAAGGGAACGCCATTAGATGGAAAAGTTACGTTCATAAAAGGCGATGCCCAGTTGCAGGACGGAGGCAAGGGTGCATGGATACCTCTCAAGCTTGATGACAAGGTAAAGCAGAAGAGCTTTATTAAGACCGGAGAAGAGAGTGCGCTTGAGGTTACTTTCGAAGATGGCAGTTCTTTCTTTTTACGACCCAATACAGAACTCGGCCTGACAACTGTACAGAGGAAGATTACCTCCCATTTGATCCGCGATCTCTCTGTTCAGGCCGGGCGTGTTCTTACCAAAGTCAGAGAAGCGACGGGCGCAGGCTCCCGTCTCAAGATTAAAACACCATCATCTACCGCTGCTGTTCGGGGAACGGAATTCAGGGTGGCCGTGGACCAGGAGAAGAAGACATTCACAGAAGTGTTGGATGGACATGTTGCTGTAGATGCCATGCAGAAGAAAATTGCATTACAACGTGAAGAAGGTACGATGACCAAAAAAGGTGAACCCCCTCTGGACCCTAAAAAACTTCTCCCTCCTCCAGCGCCGGTTGATCCTGAACCCCAGTACAACCCTCCTGTCAGATTTGCCTTCAGTACGGTTGAAGGTGCAACCTCATACAGGGTTATGGTGGCGAAAGACAAAGAAGGGAAGGACTTATATCATGAACGGATAATCAAATCCGGCGAAGCAATGGACATCAACAGTATTCCTGACGGCCCATACTATCTTTTATCTCAGAGTATTGATAATATAGGGCTTGAAGGCCTTCCGTCTCAACCCTATCCTTTCAATGTAATAAATGTAATAAAAGAAGACCCGCCAAAGCCATACCGCGCAAGCGCCTTAAGAAAGATACAATATGGACATTACGAAATGTCCTCACACCCCCAGAACCTTGGTGCGCTTGCATTTGCAAACTATATACGTGAACGTTCACAGGGGGACATCACTGTTGAGGTATTTCCCTGGGGACAGCTCGGTGGTGAACGTTCAATGGCAAACCAGGTTAAAAACGGAACGCTCCACATAACTGCTGTTACCGCCGATGTTCTCGGAGACTTTATTCCAGAGTTGAATATCCTTGAGCTGCCCTTCATATACCCCGATAGAACAACTGCCCATAGGGTGCTCGATGATAAAGAAGTGAAAGAAAGAATTTCAAAACTTTGCTATGCACATGGCTTTGTATTCATCGGCTATGCAGAGGCTGAGCTCAGAGACATTACGAATTCACGAAGACCCATTAAAACACCTGATGATTTGAAGGGAATGAAAATCAGAACAATCCAGGCCCCTATTTTCATTGACACCTTCAAAACCCTCGGCGCAAACCCGACCTACCTACCTTCCCAGGAAATTTACTATGCCCTGAAGCAAGGTGCGATCGATGGACAGGACAACCCCTTATCCGCTGCCGCATTTATGAAATTTTTTGAGGTCAATAAATATGCAACACTATTAAACCATATCCTGACAGTACGTCTTGTTGTGGTAAATAAAAAATACTGGGAGACACTTTCTCCCGAACAACAGAAGATTTTCATAGAAGCGGCAGAGATCCAGGCGAAGGTCAACAGGGAAGAGAGCGCAAAAGATATGGCTGAAGTCTTCATTAAGGCAAAGACTCAGCTCGTCGAAATTACAGGATTAACCGGTGCAGAACGGGATATCTTCAGAAAAGCGGTGAAGCCCCTCCTTGATAAATATAGAGGTATCTGCGGGGCGGACTGGTATGATTTTTTCATGAGTAAGATAGACCCCTATTCCGGGAAGAAATAA